Proteins encoded by one window of Gloeocapsa sp. PCC 73106:
- a CDS encoding class I SAM-dependent methyltransferase encodes MLYIIILRNLSQHFDEMNKIFNSDYIHGYTTAEQDRLIRQADYWKEKLILRNLEFNEEKHLLEIGCGVGAVLGILGTTFPNLQLSGIDLQPKQIECASRHLEQLGLLNTNLKVGNIQQLPWDKNQFDYVYGIWILEHIQDPIEPLQEAYRVLKPGGKIILNETDLMTLLLYPHSPDYQYLQQALWDLLAQHGNPYIARRFGALLEKTGFEYVTNTPWAFHFRKQELRKFIDYVDEWLTPTLPQMIEQLGKDSFRLETGLDFFRNLPNHPEASATLVVYRAEGRKL; translated from the coding sequence TTGTTATATATAATAATCTTAAGAAATTTAAGTCAACATTTTGATGAGATGAATAAAATTTTTAACAGTGACTATATTCACGGTTATACGACGGCTGAACAAGACCGTTTAATTCGACAAGCTGATTATTGGAAAGAAAAATTAATTTTGCGCAATCTTGAGTTTAATGAGGAAAAACATTTATTAGAAATTGGCTGTGGTGTAGGAGCGGTCTTAGGTATTTTAGGAACAACTTTTCCGAATTTGCAGTTATCAGGAATTGATCTTCAACCTAAACAAATTGAATGTGCTTCTCGTCATCTTGAACAGCTTGGATTACTCAATACTAACTTAAAAGTAGGTAATATTCAACAATTACCTTGGGATAAAAATCAGTTTGATTATGTTTATGGAATTTGGATATTAGAACATATTCAAGACCCTATTGAACCTCTGCAAGAAGCCTATCGAGTCTTAAAACCGGGAGGAAAAATTATACTCAATGAAACCGATTTAATGACTTTATTATTGTATCCCCATTCTCCTGATTACCAGTATCTTCAACAAGCTCTTTGGGACTTATTAGCCCAACATGGTAATCCCTATATTGCTAGAAGATTCGGTGCACTTTTAGAAAAAACGGGATTTGAATATGTTACGAATACTCCCTGGGCTTTTCATTTTCGCAAGCAAGAGCTTAGGAAGTTTATAGATTATGTTGATGAATGGTTAACTCCCACTTTACCCCAAATGATTGAGCAGTTAGGAAAAGATTCGTTTCGTTTAGAAACTGGACTTGATTTTTTCCGCAATCTACCTAATCATCCTGAAGCATCGGCTACTTTGGTCGTTTATCGAGCCGAAGGAAGGAAACTTTAG
- a CDS encoding DUF262 domain-containing protein: MKASETKMQEIIEGTKQYLVPLFQRAYSWKKSEWQLLWDDIVELYNATNPRPHFMGSIVTMPTTSLPEGVTKYLLIDGQQRLTTVFILLSSLRDLAKQIKEEELAEEINNTMLINPFKKGLDKYKLHPTQVDRQIFYTIIDNQKNQDKNSLTECYLFFNKAISRSRLELTKLKQIISNSFSLVSVVLGIDDDPYLVFESLNAKGRPLTQSDLIRNNMFMRINTNDQESIYAQYWQPMENLLGEDLTEFIRYYLTKSGKQVRKNEIYFEIKDRLNVQEALACLQDLYNFAQYYAKLVNPILEKQENVRRYLYRLNRLEVLTIYPFVLNCYDDWTHNKITENDFIEILKILENFILRRFICNVPTVGLNEIFAGLYSQVTKDTALGSVAFIDRLKLNLQSKNYPKDLEFKEKLTEVKLYGGNRSAKAKLILESIEDYFNHKEKINVDDLSIEHIMPRTLNKWWQEHLGNEWQVVHELFLDSLGNLTLTGYNSELSNDEFFKKCDRLKKSNLELNKYFANQQSWRREELEARGEYLANIAVKIWGYFGDEQASSPESNSLKGKSPKSLTIYGERYTVKTWRDVLEITLNQIADSDPNKFQEITEKFPRFVGWDAKDFRHTRTLKNRAFIEVHLSAKDIHRFCLRALEISDLSLEDWQIETI; the protein is encoded by the coding sequence ATGAAAGCCTCAGAAACAAAAATGCAAGAGATTATTGAAGGGACAAAACAATATTTAGTTCCCTTATTTCAGAGAGCTTATAGTTGGAAAAAATCCGAATGGCAACTCTTATGGGATGACATAGTAGAACTTTACAATGCGACTAACCCCCGTCCTCATTTTATGGGTTCTATTGTTACAATGCCCACTACATCCCTACCTGAAGGAGTAACTAAATATCTTTTAATTGATGGACAACAACGTTTAACAACCGTTTTTATACTTCTTTCTTCTTTGCGCGATTTAGCAAAACAAATCAAGGAAGAAGAATTAGCAGAAGAAATTAACAACACCATGTTAATTAATCCTTTTAAAAAGGGATTAGATAAGTATAAATTGCACCCCACACAAGTAGACAGACAAATTTTTTATACAATAATAGATAACCAGAAAAACCAAGATAAAAACTCTCTAACAGAATGTTATTTGTTTTTCAATAAAGCGATTTCACGAAGCCGTTTAGAATTAACCAAGCTGAAACAAATTATTTCTAATAGTTTTTCTCTAGTTAGCGTTGTTCTTGGAATAGATGATGATCCCTATCTGGTATTTGAGAGTCTTAACGCTAAAGGCAGACCACTAACCCAGTCTGATTTAATTCGTAATAATATGTTTATGCGGATTAATACTAATGATCAAGAGTCCATATATGCGCAATATTGGCAACCGATGGAAAATCTTTTAGGAGAGGATTTAACAGAATTCATTCGTTACTATTTAACTAAAAGCGGTAAGCAAGTAAGAAAAAATGAAATTTATTTTGAAATAAAAGATCGTCTTAATGTTCAAGAAGCATTAGCCTGTTTACAAGATTTATATAATTTTGCTCAATATTATGCTAAGTTAGTCAATCCAATCTTAGAAAAACAAGAAAATGTACGTCGATATCTTTACCGTCTTAACCGTTTAGAAGTATTGACTATTTATCCATTTGTCTTAAATTGTTACGATGACTGGACACACAATAAAATAACAGAAAATGATTTTATTGAAATTCTTAAAATATTAGAAAATTTTATTTTACGACGATTTATCTGCAATGTACCAACTGTAGGATTAAATGAAATCTTTGCTGGACTATATTCTCAAGTAACTAAAGATACTGCTCTGGGTTCAGTAGCTTTTATCGATAGATTAAAATTAAATTTACAAAGTAAAAATTATCCTAAAGATCTAGAATTTAAAGAGAAATTAACAGAAGTAAAACTCTATGGCGGAAATCGCTCTGCCAAAGCTAAATTAATTCTAGAATCTATAGAGGACTATTTCAATCATAAAGAAAAGATAAATGTAGATGACCTCTCTATTGAACACATTATGCCTCGAACCCTCAATAAATGGTGGCAGGAACATCTCGGAAATGAATGGCAGGTAGTTCACGAGTTATTCCTTGATTCTCTGGGAAACCTGACTTTAACTGGATATAATTCAGAGCTTTCCAACGACGAGTTTTTTAAGAAATGCGATCGCTTAAAAAAAAGTAATTTAGAGTTAAATAAATATTTTGCTAATCAACAATCTTGGCGCAGAGAAGAGCTAGAAGCACGGGGAGAGTATCTAGCCAACATTGCTGTAAAAATTTGGGGTTATTTTGGAGATGAACAAGCATCAAGCCCCGAATCCAATAGTCTGAAAGGCAAAAGTCCTAAATCTTTAACTATTTACGGTGAAAGATATACCGTCAAAACTTGGCGAGATGTTTTAGAGATAACTTTAAATCAAATTGCTGATTCAGATCCTAATAAATTTCAAGAAATTACAGAAAAGTTTCCTCGTTTTGTTGGGTGGGATGCAAAAGATTTTCGCCATACTCGTACACTGAAAAATAGAGCATTTATCGAAGTTCATTTATCAGCTAAAGACATTCATAGATTTTGTTTGAGAGCATTGGAAATATCGGATTTATCTCTAGAAGATTGGCAGATAGAAACTATTTAA
- a CDS encoding pentapeptide repeat-containing protein — MKARDLFRGYIENQRNFAGENFHGADLEGFNFQRINFSRSDLSGANLKRTDLSGTSLYQSNLTDADLSEACLIGANLAEANLIGADLSGCDLSGADLTGADLRCACLVGANLSRANLSYAHLDGTDLSQANLSGAKLFNTDLSVAHTEGINQTESDKKTQEEEIWVYSAKWVTWAG; from the coding sequence ATGAAAGCAAGAGATTTATTCAGAGGCTATATCGAAAATCAGCGTAACTTTGCCGGAGAAAATTTCCACGGTGCTGACTTAGAGGGTTTCAATTTTCAGAGAATCAATTTTAGCCGTTCTGATTTGAGCGGAGCTAATCTAAAACGTACAGACTTGAGTGGAACGAGCCTGTATCAATCAAACTTGACCGATGCCGATCTCAGTGAGGCTTGCTTGATCGGAGCCAATTTAGCAGAAGCCAACCTGATAGGGGCCGATCTAAGTGGATGTGATTTATCTGGAGCCGACTTGACAGGAGCCGATCTCCGCTGTGCTTGTCTTGTGGGAGCAAACTTGTCCAGAGCCAACCTGAGTTATGCTCATCTCGATGGAACAGATCTGAGCCAAGCCAATCTGAGTGGGGCAAAGCTTTTCAACACAGATCTCAGTGTAGCTCATACAGAAGGGATCAACCAGACAGAGAGCGACAAGAAAACACAGGAAGAGGAAATCTGGGTTTATTCTGCTAAATGGGTGACTTGGGCAGGCTGA
- a CDS encoding efflux RND transporter permease subunit → MISAIARWVIDKRWLVVIGAILSTLFIFNSISQMPLDVFPSFAPPQVEIETEAPGLAPEEVESLVTLPIESAINGTPGVTIVRSASSPGLSVVKVIFGWGTNIYQARQSVTERLQQAQNKLPEGVETPIIAPISSPIGTVMQYAFTLKGAQIDLMEVRRIVDWQVTNRLLALPGVSQVLVYGGDTRQYQVLVDPNKLQAFNISLEQLTEAVEAANVNAPGGFLITPDKQTLIRGIGRIETLDDLKESVILVRQGTPVRIGDIANVQIGPGIKVGDGSLNGQKAVVVMINKQPQADTPSVTRAIEAAMEEIQVSLPKEIKVTATFRQADYIDASVENVRSALFEGSLIAAAILIPFMMNWRTLAVCLTDFVLTLLFSLQVISFLGLGLNTMTLGGLAVAIGTAIDDAIVYADNTYRNLRENKHSANPRPPLEIIFEGGQEVRESLLEAMLITIVVFLPVFALTGVEGRIFAPMGITYLVVVIVSSLESLLVSPALCAILLPHGAMPLREPFVARFFKNIYHPLIAFAMRRSLFIIGFAVAAMIAAGIILPSLGRSFLPEFQEQTLVNTLTLYPGSSLEATNSAAFVLEEKLKSDPQFKYIQVRSGRAPGDPDAAPVNIAHVDVQLSETGLENRKASVATLREEFNKIPGAAPNVGGFISHRMDEVLSGVRSQIAVKIFGSDLAQLRTIGQQVNEAMQSVEGIVDLSLEPQIPVEQIQIKFNRVAASRYGLTVGKLSSIIEIALNGSTVSQVLENQQTFDLVVWLQPQFRNNLQTIENLLVDSPDGNKIPLASVATIAYGTGPNTINRENVSRLIVVSANVQGRDLRSVVNEIKDKIEAQTPLPTGYYIEYGGQFEAEARASKNILIFSIISFVVITVLMYLSVKSIASTATIMINLPIALVGGVISIALTGGVISVASLVGFVTLFGVATRNGLLLVDNYTHKHTQGLPLRALLISGSMERLNAILMTASTSALGLLPLVVAIGPGKEILQPLSIVVLGGLFTSTALTLLIIPAIYARFGKILLPEKSEAKM, encoded by the coding sequence ATGATTAGTGCTATTGCTCGTTGGGTTATTGATAAACGTTGGCTGGTAGTTATTGGGGCGATTCTATCTACTTTATTTATTTTTAATTCTATCTCTCAGATGCCCCTAGATGTTTTTCCCAGCTTTGCCCCTCCGCAAGTAGAAATAGAAACAGAAGCCCCTGGACTTGCGCCGGAAGAAGTCGAATCTTTAGTAACGCTACCGATTGAAAGTGCAATTAATGGAACTCCTGGAGTGACAATCGTGCGTTCTGCCTCATCTCCCGGTCTTTCCGTAGTTAAAGTAATTTTTGGTTGGGGAACCAATATCTATCAAGCTCGTCAGTCAGTTACGGAAAGATTACAGCAAGCGCAAAACAAACTACCTGAAGGAGTAGAAACCCCGATAATCGCTCCTATTAGTTCCCCTATTGGTACGGTAATGCAATATGCCTTTACCCTAAAAGGGGCACAAATTGACTTAATGGAAGTACGCCGAATTGTCGATTGGCAGGTAACGAATCGACTTTTAGCTCTTCCTGGTGTCAGTCAAGTTTTGGTCTACGGTGGCGATACGCGCCAGTATCAAGTTTTGGTCGATCCCAATAAGCTACAAGCTTTTAATATCTCTTTAGAACAACTAACTGAAGCTGTGGAGGCAGCTAATGTTAATGCCCCTGGTGGCTTTCTGATTACACCCGACAAACAAACCCTAATTCGTGGTATTGGACGTATTGAAACCCTCGACGATCTTAAAGAATCAGTCATCCTTGTCCGTCAAGGGACGCCCGTCAGAATTGGCGATATAGCCAACGTGCAGATTGGACCAGGGATTAAAGTAGGCGATGGCAGTTTAAACGGTCAGAAGGCAGTAGTGGTTATGATTAATAAACAACCCCAAGCCGATACACCTAGCGTCACCCGCGCTATTGAAGCAGCAATGGAAGAGATACAAGTAAGCTTGCCCAAAGAGATTAAAGTGACTGCAACTTTTCGTCAAGCAGATTATATCGATGCTTCCGTTGAAAACGTCCGCTCTGCCTTATTTGAAGGTAGTCTTATCGCGGCGGCGATTTTGATTCCCTTTATGATGAATTGGCGCACTTTAGCAGTTTGTCTGACAGATTTTGTCTTGACGCTGCTGTTTTCTTTGCAAGTTATCTCATTTTTGGGATTGGGACTCAATACAATGACTTTGGGAGGGTTAGCTGTAGCGATTGGAACAGCAATTGACGATGCTATTGTTTATGCTGACAATACTTATCGCAACTTACGAGAAAATAAACATTCTGCTAATCCTCGTCCTCCCCTGGAAATCATTTTTGAAGGTGGACAGGAAGTTCGAGAATCCTTGCTAGAAGCGATGCTGATTACCATTGTTGTCTTTTTACCCGTATTCGCACTAACAGGGGTGGAAGGGCGCATTTTTGCCCCGATGGGAATTACTTATCTGGTGGTGGTAATTGTATCGAGTTTAGAATCTTTGCTGGTAAGTCCTGCTTTGTGTGCGATTCTCTTGCCCCACGGAGCGATGCCTTTGCGAGAGCCTTTCGTAGCTAGGTTTTTTAAGAATATTTACCACCCTCTGATCGCTTTTGCCATGAGGCGATCGCTCTTTATTATCGGCTTCGCTGTCGCGGCAATGATAGCTGCTGGAATTATCCTTCCTTCTTTGGGACGTTCTTTTCTTCCAGAGTTCCAAGAACAAACTTTAGTTAATACCTTAACCCTCTATCCAGGTTCATCTTTAGAGGCTACCAATAGCGCCGCTTTTGTTCTGGAAGAGAAATTAAAAAGCGATCCTCAATTTAAATATATCCAAGTGCGATCAGGACGAGCCCCTGGAGATCCCGATGCTGCACCTGTCAATATTGCCCACGTTGACGTGCAACTATCGGAAACAGGACTGGAAAACAGAAAAGCAAGCGTTGCAACTCTCAGGGAAGAGTTTAACAAAATTCCTGGCGCTGCGCCTAATGTGGGTGGGTTTATCTCTCACCGCATGGATGAGGTTTTGTCCGGTGTCAGAAGTCAGATAGCTGTAAAAATTTTTGGTTCCGACTTGGCACAATTACGAACTATTGGACAACAGGTTAATGAAGCGATGCAATCTGTTGAGGGAATCGTCGATTTATCACTCGAACCACAAATTCCTGTGGAACAGATTCAAATTAAATTTAATCGCGTTGCTGCGTCTCGCTATGGTTTAACAGTTGGAAAGCTATCAAGCATTATTGAGATTGCCCTTAATGGTAGTACAGTTTCCCAAGTTTTAGAAAATCAACAAACTTTTGATTTGGTAGTCTGGTTACAGCCACAATTCCGCAACAATTTGCAGACTATAGAAAATTTATTAGTCGATAGTCCAGATGGCAATAAAATTCCTTTAGCTAGTGTGGCTACAATTGCTTATGGTACTGGTCCTAATACGATTAACCGCGAAAATGTTTCTCGTTTGATTGTCGTTTCTGCTAACGTTCAAGGCAGAGATTTACGGTCTGTAGTTAATGAAATTAAAGATAAAATTGAGGCGCAAACCCCACTTCCGACTGGTTATTACATTGAGTATGGCGGTCAATTTGAAGCCGAAGCAAGAGCATCAAAAAATATTCTAATTTTTAGCATTATTTCCTTTGTTGTGATTACAGTACTAATGTATCTTTCGGTCAAATCAATCGCCTCTACTGCCACAATTATGATCAATTTACCTATTGCACTAGTCGGAGGAGTAATTTCTATCGCTTTAACAGGGGGAGTAATTTCTGTCGCCTCTCTTGTGGGATTTGTAACTCTATTTGGCGTAGCAACTCGTAACGGTTTATTATTGGTTGATAATTACACCCATAAACATACTCAAGGATTGCCTTTAAGAGCCTTGCTTATTTCCGGTTCGATGGAACGTCTGAACGCGATTCTGATGACCGCTTCTACTTCTGCTTTGGGTTTATTACCGTTAGTGGTGGCAATAGGACCAGGAAAAGAAATTTTGCAACCTTTGTCGATTGTGGTATTAGGTGGTTTGTTTACATCTACAGCTCTAACCTTGTTAATTATACCGGCGATCTACGCCAGGTTTGGCAAAATTTTGTTGCCTGAAAAATCCGAAGCTAAAATGTAA
- a CDS encoding efflux RND transporter periplasmic adaptor subunit: MLKRYTSVLLLSPLSAAIVSICLLSAPSGVLAHGGHGDEFQGETTTNSVSVDAQTADRLGITVEPVTRKYLDVGLKTTGQIETLPGKQVEVTTPVEGAKIVELLVVPGDKVESGQPVAILSSPELVELRVSSEEKRAEAEADLQQAQADLAQAQQNYQKFTDIASAEIAQAQSELSFAQEKYEKDNQLSESGALPRRDALESQTEYKEAQTNLARALSRRDVIDAEAQLKRAQAAVEVAKSRLQLSDSVYQTRLAQLGTSSNNEGLVTVTAPITGRVADREVTLGQSFQDSGSKLMTIVDDSSVYAIANIYEKDLDKVKTGQQVRLTVASGGDRTFTGSITALGAMVEGETRIVPVRAQIDNSEGVLKPGMFAELEVLTDQTATTILVIPNSALVEANGKQLVYLQNGNAFQGIEVTVGQTSGDLVEIKKGLFEGDKIVTQRALQLYAQSLRTVPEPEKPEAILQEMGLPIPGWLLGVGGGLLIGVLAGRRRTHPTEVYTNNQTDRLLEKQEDSNKPN, translated from the coding sequence ATGTTAAAAAGATATACCTCTGTTTTGCTGCTCTCTCCGCTTTCAGCAGCCATTGTGAGCATATGTCTCTTGAGTGCTCCGAGTGGTGTCTTAGCACACGGCGGACATGGGGATGAATTTCAGGGTGAAACTACCACTAATTCCGTCTCAGTTGACGCTCAAACCGCAGATAGACTGGGGATTACTGTCGAACCGGTTACTAGAAAGTATCTTGATGTTGGATTAAAAACCACAGGACAAATCGAAACCTTACCGGGTAAACAAGTAGAAGTAACCACACCAGTAGAAGGGGCAAAAATTGTAGAACTTTTAGTCGTACCAGGAGATAAGGTAGAATCAGGTCAGCCAGTAGCTATTTTATCTAGTCCTGAATTAGTAGAGTTGCGAGTTAGCTCTGAAGAAAAACGCGCCGAAGCAGAGGCTGATTTACAACAAGCACAAGCAGATTTAGCCCAAGCTCAACAAAATTACCAAAAGTTCACTGATATAGCCAGTGCTGAAATAGCACAAGCACAAAGCGAGTTATCATTCGCTCAAGAAAAGTATGAAAAAGATAATCAGTTATCTGAATCTGGAGCTTTACCACGTCGTGATGCCTTAGAGTCTCAAACCGAATACAAAGAAGCACAAACCAATCTAGCTAGAGCTTTAAGTCGTCGAGATGTTATCGATGCTGAAGCTCAACTCAAACGAGCTCAAGCCGCAGTGGAAGTAGCTAAATCGCGCTTACAATTGAGTGATTCGGTTTATCAAACTCGACTAGCACAACTAGGAACTAGTAGTAATAATGAGGGATTGGTAACTGTAACTGCGCCAATTACCGGGAGAGTCGCTGACAGAGAAGTTACCTTAGGACAATCATTTCAAGACTCCGGTAGTAAACTAATGACGATTGTAGACGACAGTAGCGTTTATGCGATCGCTAACATCTACGAAAAAGATTTAGATAAAGTCAAAACAGGTCAACAAGTCAGACTAACAGTAGCTTCAGGGGGCGATCGCACTTTTACAGGAAGCATTACCGCACTTGGCGCGATGGTGGAAGGCGAAACACGAATTGTGCCCGTGAGAGCGCAAATTGACAACTCAGAGGGAGTGCTAAAACCCGGAATGTTTGCAGAATTAGAAGTGCTGACAGATCAAACTGCCACAACTATTTTAGTCATTCCCAACTCTGCTCTAGTTGAGGCTAATGGCAAACAACTGGTTTACCTGCAAAATGGTAACGCTTTTCAAGGGATCGAAGTCACTGTAGGTCAAACTTCTGGGGATTTAGTCGAGATCAAAAAGGGTCTATTTGAAGGGGATAAAATAGTCACTCAACGCGCTTTGCAGCTTTATGCTCAATCTTTACGAACAGTACCTGAGCCAGAAAAACCAGAAGCCATCCTGCAAGAGATGGGGTTGCCTATTCCCGGCTGGCTACTAGGAGTGGGGGGAGGACTTTTAATTGGTGTTTTAGCAGGCCGTCGTCGTACCCACCCAACGGAGGTTTATACAAATAACCAAACAGATAGATTGTTAGAAAAACAAGAAGATTCTAACAAACCAAACTAG
- a CDS encoding IS200/IS605 family accessory protein TnpB-related protein — protein sequence MRSLNQGYCRLVAKYKQGKSDFYWDANLDRVQAKHNNQKRDLINKTARFIVNYCLNHNLGNVVFGWNGNIKQSSQMGKQNNQNFVMIPTKRLINRVIQLADEYGIKVTVTEEAYTSKASFLDGDESSPHGEKPAEVKFSGKRINRGLYKTAKGGLINADCNGAANILRKVATQLKLSLTKVGRGSLIVPKRYEMFNALSKSYRKNSMRAKSKDWLGA from the coding sequence ATGCGATCGCTAAATCAAGGCTATTGCAGATTGGTTGCCAAATATAAGCAAGGTAAATCAGATTTTTATTGGGACGCAAACCTTGATAGAGTGCAAGCCAAGCACAATAATCAAAAGCGAGACCTAATCAACAAAACAGCTAGATTTATTGTTAATTATTGTTTGAATCACAACCTAGGTAACGTTGTTTTTGGTTGGAATGGCAACATTAAGCAAAGTTCCCAAATGGGTAAACAAAACAATCAAAACTTTGTCATGATTCCCACAAAAAGATTAATAAATAGAGTTATTCAATTAGCCGATGAATACGGAATTAAAGTAACAGTAACTGAAGAAGCTTATACATCTAAAGCAAGCTTTTTAGACGGAGACGAATCATCCCCCCACGGTGAAAAACCCGCAGAGGTAAAATTCTCTGGAAAAAGGATTAACCGTGGCTTGTATAAGACTGCTAAAGGTGGGTTAATTAACGCAGATTGTAATGGCGCAGCCAACATATTAAGAAAAGTAGCTACACAGTTAAAATTATCTTTAACTAAGGTGGGTAGGGGATCCTTGATTGTCCCAAAACGATATGAAATGTTTAACGCTTTAAGCAAATCATATCGTAAAAACTCTATGCGCGCCAAGTCTAAAGACTGGCTAGGCGCATAG
- the dcd gene encoding dCTP deaminase, with the protein MAVIKNDIWIANMANQGMIEPFEPQLVRKLDNLPVISYGLSSYGYDIRLSASEFRIFRHIPGTVVDPKRFNPENLEPAKLHHDNHGAYFILPAHSYGLGVAKEKLVVPENITVLCIGKSTYARIGLIANLTPAEAGWRGHLTLEFSNSSSADCRIYAEEGVVQLLFLEGEPCNISYETRSGKYQDQPEQVIVSKV; encoded by the coding sequence ATGGCAGTGATTAAAAACGATATTTGGATCGCTAACATGGCCAATCAGGGGATGATTGAACCCTTTGAACCTCAACTAGTACGCAAGCTAGATAATCTCCCGGTGATTTCTTATGGCTTGAGTAGTTACGGCTACGATATCCGACTATCTGCGTCTGAATTTCGTATTTTTAGACATATTCCGGGAACGGTAGTAGATCCTAAACGATTTAACCCGGAAAATTTAGAACCAGCCAAACTCCATCATGATAATCATGGTGCTTATTTTATCTTACCCGCCCATTCTTATGGGTTGGGAGTAGCTAAGGAAAAATTAGTAGTTCCTGAAAATATTACTGTACTTTGTATTGGAAAAAGTACTTATGCTCGCATCGGTTTAATCGCCAATCTTACCCCAGCTGAAGCTGGCTGGAGAGGACATCTCACCCTGGAATTCTCCAATTCTTCTAGCGCCGATTGTCGTATTTACGCCGAGGAGGGTGTAGTGCAATTGTTATTTCTCGAGGGAGAACCTTGCAATATCAGTTATGAAACTCGCTCAGGTAAATATCAAGATCAACCCGAACAAGTAATAGTATCTAAAGTATGA
- the thyX gene encoding FAD-dependent thymidylate synthase produces MKSQAHSNEVMLLGYYGSDQTHCLSAWQSTNLDLGIELPDKVQERIEVLFAETVKNKRKSSAELLKFLAQHEHHTPFEKSCLHFQVRADIASHIHLIKHRIAVSINSESARYKELEDKWYLPSDWQDICVDNDDLPEAIKELFKQSQTWQDVLNTYTELGHELYHLACQQLGSKLGRKRSKETARYFLPYNKQLDFDVMFNFRSFMHFQKLRNSQQAQTEIQAIAQQMLELIQQLEGNPFKESLQAFGY; encoded by the coding sequence ATGAAAAGTCAGGCACACAGTAACGAAGTTATGTTATTGGGATATTATGGCAGTGATCAAACTCATTGTCTTTCCGCTTGGCAATCTACTAACTTAGATTTAGGTATAGAATTACCCGACAAAGTACAGGAAAGAATAGAGGTTTTATTCGCAGAAACGGTTAAAAATAAACGAAAAAGCTCGGCTGAATTACTTAAATTTTTAGCACAACACGAGCACCACACCCCTTTTGAAAAAAGCTGCTTACATTTTCAAGTGAGGGCGGATATTGCTAGTCATATCCATCTAATTAAGCACAGAATAGCTGTTAGTATTAATAGTGAATCAGCTCGTTACAAGGAGTTAGAAGATAAATGGTATTTACCTTCAGATTGGCAGGATATTTGTGTAGATAATGATGATTTACCAGAAGCCATTAAAGAGTTATTTAAACAGTCTCAAACTTGGCAAGATGTGCTTAATACCTATACCGAGCTTGGGCACGAATTATATCACTTAGCTTGTCAACAACTTGGTTCCAAACTAGGACGTAAACGCAGCAAAGAAACCGCGAGGTATTTTTTGCCCTATAATAAACAGTTAGACTTTGATGTTATGTTCAATTTTCGCAGTTTTATGCACTTTCAAAAACTAAGAAATAGTCAACAAGCCCAAACAGAAATTCAGGCGATCGCTCAACAAATGTTAGAGTTAATTCAACAACTCGAAGGCAATCCTTTTAAAGAGTCATTACAAGCTTTTGGTTATTAA
- a CDS encoding dienelactone hydrolase family protein: MENLEIKTETVQIKNQELLIDAYLAYPVLPEKRSAIIVVQEIFGVNDHIQDVTRRIANEGYIAIAPAIYQRQAPGFTAGYTPEDVKIGKEYKNQTQAIELISDLQATIDYLYSLPQVKTTGVGTIGFCFGGHVTYLTAILPEIKATASFYGAGITSWTPGDGEATLKRTRDISGTIHLFFGLEDASIPVEQVDEIASELEKYQIPHQIWRYPGADHGFFCDQRASYNQQAAQDAWQKVLQLYKIVLI; encoded by the coding sequence ATGGAAAACTTAGAAATTAAAACAGAAACGGTACAAATAAAGAATCAAGAGCTGTTAATTGATGCTTATTTAGCGTATCCTGTCCTACCAGAAAAACGTTCGGCAATCATCGTCGTTCAAGAAATATTTGGTGTCAATGATCATATACAAGATGTCACCCGCAGAATCGCTAATGAAGGTTACATAGCGATCGCACCCGCTATCTATCAACGTCAAGCACCCGGTTTTACCGCAGGTTATACGCCAGAAGATGTTAAAATTGGTAAAGAATACAAAAATCAAACCCAAGCGATCGAATTAATTAGCGATCTGCAAGCCACAATAGATTATCTCTATAGCTTACCTCAGGTGAAAACCACCGGTGTAGGTACTATTGGTTTTTGTTTTGGGGGTCACGTAACTTATTTAACCGCAATTTTACCAGAAATTAAGGCCACCGCTTCGTTTTACGGCGCAGGAATTACCAGTTGGACACCCGGAGATGGTGAAGCCACTCTCAAGCGTACCCGAGATATTTCTGGCACGATCCACTTGTTTTTTGGCTTAGAAGATGCTTCAATACCAGTAGAACAAGTAGACGAAATTGCCTCAGAGTTAGAGAAATACCAGATTCCCCATCAAATCTGGCGTTACCCCGGCGCGGATCATGGCTTCTTCTGCGATCAACGCGCTAGCTACAATCAACAAGCTGCTCAAGACGCTTGGCAAAAAGTACTACAATTGTACAAAATAGTTCTAATATAG